Within the Senegalia massiliensis genome, the region ATAATATTGCTCCCGTAGCTCAGTAGGATAGAGCAACGCCCTCCTAAGGCGTGGGCCAGGGGTTCGATTCCTCTCGGGAGCACCATAAAGTAAATAAATTTAAATGAAAGAGTTCTTTGTATTATCAAAGGACTCTTATTATAATTAGGAGAATAAAATTGAACAATTATTTTATGAATAAAGCATTAAAACAAGCAGAAATAGCATACCAGAAAGAAGAAGTACCTATAGGGTGTGTTATAGTAAAAGATGGTAAAATAATAGCAAGTGCATATAATATGAGAGAAGAATTAAATGATCCTACAGCTCATGCAGAAATAATTGCATTACAAGATGCATCTGAAACACTTGGGGGATGGAGACTTACAGGATGTACTATGTATGTTACAATAGAGCCCTGTGCTATGTGTGCTGGAGCTATTGTAAACTCTAGAATCGATAAATTAATAATAGGATCAATGGATAAAAAAGCAGGTGCATGTGGGTCCGTATTGAATATAGTCCAAAATGATAAGTTAAATCATAGAGTAGAAATGATTACTGGTATAATGGAACAAGAATGTTCTAATATAATGAAAAACTTTTTTAAAGATTTAAGGAAGAAAAATAAGAAATAACAGGAATATAGTGTAGTTAATTATATAGTAGTTCCTAAATGTTAGATATTATGAAATATGATATTATTATAAAAGTAATAGTTGAACTATATTTATGGAAAGGATATAGATTTAGATGGATAATAATGTTTTATGGTATTTAGAAGAACAAATTAAAAGAACTATAAATAATTTAAGAAAACGTAATATGGCAGGTTTTTTCGTCAAGGATGATGTTGAATTAGAAGGACTTTTAAAGGAACTTATAGGTGAAAATTCTGTAGTTGGTGTAGGAGACTCAATGACACTCTTTGAAACAGGTTCTATAGATTTTCTTCGTAAGGGGAATTACACTTTTTTAGATAAGTATAGAGAAGATATTACAAGTGAAGAAAAAAAGCAAATCTATATAAAAAATTTTTCTGCTGATACTTTTATGTGTAGTACAAATGCCTTGACCGAAGATGGAGAACTTTACAATATTGATGGTAATGGAAGTAGAGTTGCACCAATGATTTATGGACCTAAACAGGTTATTTTAGTAACCGGTATAAATAAGATTGTTAAGAATACAGAAGAAGCAGAAAAAAGAGTTAGGAATTACTCTGCTCCAATTGACGCAAAAAGATTGGAGAAAAACACTCCATGTACTACCTTAGGCTATTGTGTAGACTGTAAAAGTCCCAATAGAATATGTAATGATTTTACAATAATTAGAGGGCAGTTTATCAAAGATAGAATAAAAGTAATTATTGTAGGAAAGCAGTTAGGATATTAATTATTTATTTTTTAAAGCATTACTATTGGTAACTAAAATTAATTAAATCACAGACTACATATAATTATATGTAGTCTGTGTATAAAACAAGCAAAATACAGTCTTGTGTTAGAGTATACAAGACATGTAAAGAGGAGAGATAAAAATGAAATATAAGGCTATAATATCTGATTTAGATGGTACACTTTTAAATAGTGAGCATGAAGTAAGTGAATATACTAAACAAGTTATAGAAAAAGTAATAAATAAAGGTGTAAAATTTTTTATTGCAACAGGACGTCATCATGAAGATATTGATTTTGTAAGAAATGGTTTAAACTTAGATTCAATATTTATAACATCAAATGGATGCAGAATACATGATAAGGAAAAAAATAAATTAATCGGACATGATATTGATGAAGAAATAGTAAGAGGATTAATAAACTTAGACATTGAAGAAGGTATTCATAAAAATATATATATGGAAAATGAATGGTATATTGAAAAAGAAAATGATTATTTAGATGACTTTGTAAAAGACTCCCCTTTTTTATATCAAATAACTGATTTAAAAACATTAGAAAACATAAAGTCACCTAAAGTATTCTTTTTAAGTTTAGAACATGAAAAATTAGTGGATTTAAAAGAAAAAATAGAAAAATTATATCCTGGAAAATTAAATATAACATTTTCACTGGATACATGCCTTGAAGTAATGCCAAAAGGTGTATCAAAGGGGTATGCTATAAAAGAAGTATTAAAAAGACATAATATATCCCTTGAAGAAACAATAGCCTTTGGAGATGGATTAAATGATCTAGAAATGCTTCAAACTGTTGGTAAAGGCTATATAATGGGAAATGCACATGATAAATTAATAAAAGAATTACCAAATCATGAAATTATAGGACCAAATACTGAAGAAGGATTAGCAAAAAAATTAGAAGAAATATTTGATCTAAAATAAGAGGGCTGATTATATGAAGGATAAATTAATAGAATATGCAAAATCAATAGAAATAGAAAAAGTAGGTATAGCAGATATTGGTCCATATAAAGAGTTAAAAGAGATATTAATTCGTAGAGAAGAGGAAGGACAGCTTACAGGATTAGAGGGTTCTAATATAGAGCTGAGAGTAGATCCTACACTTACTATGAAAAATGCAAAATCTATTATAGTTTGTCTGTTTCCATATATTACAAAAGAAAGCAAAAGATCTAATTTATCAAATTATACTTATTCAAAAGATTATCATTTAATAGTAAAAGAAAAATTAGAAAAAATAGGAGAATTATTAAATGAGAAAATAGATAACTTTGAATATCAAGCACATGTAGATACAGGACCTTTAGTAGATAGATATTTAGGTTATAGAGCAGGACTTGGTTTTTTTGGTATAAATGCTCATTTAATAAATGATGACTATGGAACATATTTTTTTATTGGGTATATTATTAATAATTTTCCTTTTGAACATGACAAACCTTTAGATAAGACTTGTTTTCAATGTATGAAATGCAAATATGAATGTCCTGGAAATATTATACTTGGTAATTTTGACATTAACCCTTTAAGGTGTAGGTCATTTATTACTCAAAAAAAGAGAGATATAGATGAAATAGATAAAGATATAATAAAAAAGGATAATATTTTATTTGGATGTGATATTTGTCAACTAGTTTGTCCTCATAATGATGGTATAAAAGAAACTAATATAAAAGAGTTTAAACAAGATTTGATTCATAAATTAGACTATGATGAAATTAAAGATATGAGCAATAAGGGATTTAAAAGAAAATATGGAGATAGAGCTTTTGCTTGGCGAGGAAGAAAAGTAATAAAAAGAAATTATGAAATAATAGAAGGTATAGAAATAGAGGATTAGAATAAATCTAATCCTCTATTATTTTTACACTAAGTTCATGTAATGCAGGGCCTTCTATAATTGTTCCATCATATGAAAATCTGGAACCATGACAAGGACAATCCCATGATTTTTCAGCATCATTCCATGAAAGCTCACATCCTAGATGAGTACAAGTGGTATCAACTATGTAAGTTTTACCTTCAGTATCTTTATAGAAACCAACTCTTTTACCGTTTAAATCTACTACTTTTCCTTGTCCTGTAGCTACTTCTATATCAATATTTCCAGTTTTTAATTTCCCCTTTATAAATTCATATCCTACATTTAAATTTTCTTTTATAAAATTAGATATACTTCCTTTTATATTAAATCTAGATGGGGAAAACACATCACTATATGGACTTTTTCCATTTGTAATTATATCAGCTAAAATCATTGCTCCTGCAGTAGCATTAGTCATTCCCCATTTTTTAAAACCTGTAGATAAAAATATATTTTCTGAATTACTTGTTATTTGACCTATGAAGGGTATATCATCCATTGGCATACAATCTTGAGTTGACCATCTATATGGAATACTTTCTACTTGAAAATTTTCTTCTGCAAATTTTTTTAAATTGTTATAGTGGTTTTTAGTATTTTCACCTTGACCAGTTTTGTGACCATCTCCACCTATTAATAACATTTTCTTATCATTATAATTTTGATATCTTAATGACCTTATAGGTTTTTCTACAGATATATACATGCCATTTGGAATACTATCCTTAGCTAAAACACCTAATATATATGACCTTTCTGTATACATTCTAGAGAAATATAATCCTCTAAAATTCTCTATAGGAAAGTGAGTTGCTATTATTACTTTTTTTGCTGAAATTATATTTTCATTACTAGTAATAACTTTTACAGTATTTCCATCTTTTATATCTACTACTTTAGTATTTTCATATATATAACTTCCATTAGAATTTATTTCTTTAGCCAATTTTAGAAGGTATTTTCTAGGGTGAAATTGTGCTTGATTTTTAAATTTCATAGCACCTTTTACGTTAAAAGGAAGATCTAAAGTTTCTACAAATATTGCATCTTTCCCAAGTTTTTGCACAGCCTTTACCTCATCTTTAATATCTTTTATATATTTATCATCAGTTGTATAAACATATGCTGGTAATTCACTAAAATCGCAATCTATATTTTTTTCTTTTATTATTTGTTTTATAAATTCTATAGCATCTTCATTTGCTTGTAAATATTTACGAGCATAATCTTCTCCCATTT harbors:
- the tadA gene encoding tRNA adenosine(34) deaminase TadA, translated to MNKALKQAEIAYQKEEVPIGCVIVKDGKIIASAYNMREELNDPTAHAEIIALQDASETLGGWRLTGCTMYVTIEPCAMCAGAIVNSRIDKLIIGSMDKKAGACGSVLNIVQNDKLNHRVEMITGIMEQECSNIMKNFFKDLRKKNKK
- a CDS encoding lactate utilization protein — its product is MDNNVLWYLEEQIKRTINNLRKRNMAGFFVKDDVELEGLLKELIGENSVVGVGDSMTLFETGSIDFLRKGNYTFLDKYREDITSEEKKQIYIKNFSADTFMCSTNALTEDGELYNIDGNGSRVAPMIYGPKQVILVTGINKIVKNTEEAEKRVRNYSAPIDAKRLEKNTPCTTLGYCVDCKSPNRICNDFTIIRGQFIKDRIKVIIVGKQLGY
- a CDS encoding Cof-type HAD-IIB family hydrolase; the protein is MKYKAIISDLDGTLLNSEHEVSEYTKQVIEKVINKGVKFFIATGRHHEDIDFVRNGLNLDSIFITSNGCRIHDKEKNKLIGHDIDEEIVRGLINLDIEEGIHKNIYMENEWYIEKENDYLDDFVKDSPFLYQITDLKTLENIKSPKVFFLSLEHEKLVDLKEKIEKLYPGKLNITFSLDTCLEVMPKGVSKGYAIKEVLKRHNISLEETIAFGDGLNDLEMLQTVGKGYIMGNAHDKLIKELPNHEIIGPNTEEGLAKKLEEIFDLK
- the queG gene encoding tRNA epoxyqueuosine(34) reductase QueG gives rise to the protein MKDKLIEYAKSIEIEKVGIADIGPYKELKEILIRREEEGQLTGLEGSNIELRVDPTLTMKNAKSIIVCLFPYITKESKRSNLSNYTYSKDYHLIVKEKLEKIGELLNEKIDNFEYQAHVDTGPLVDRYLGYRAGLGFFGINAHLINDDYGTYFFIGYIINNFPFEHDKPLDKTCFQCMKCKYECPGNIILGNFDINPLRCRSFITQKKRDIDEIDKDIIKKDNILFGCDICQLVCPHNDGIKETNIKEFKQDLIHKLDYDEIKDMSNKGFKRKYGDRAFAWRGRKVIKRNYEIIEGIEIED
- a CDS encoding FAD-dependent oxidoreductase, which produces MKIFENEPLSYWLDSTEKTNYPSLDKDINTDVVIIGGGIAGITSAYILKQRGLNVALLEVDNILEGTTARTTAKVTSQHNLMYNKLIKEMGEDYARKYLQANEDAIEFIKQIIKEKNIDCDFSELPAYVYTTDDKYIKDIKDEVKAVQKLGKDAIFVETLDLPFNVKGAMKFKNQAQFHPRKYLLKLAKEINSNGSYIYENTKVVDIKDGNTVKVITSNENIISAKKVIIATHFPIENFRGLYFSRMYTERSYILGVLAKDSIPNGMYISVEKPIRSLRYQNYNDKKMLLIGGDGHKTGQGENTKNHYNNLKKFAEENFQVESIPYRWSTQDCMPMDDIPFIGQITSNSENIFLSTGFKKWGMTNATAGAMILADIITNGKSPYSDVFSPSRFNIKGSISNFIKENLNVGYEFIKGKLKTGNIDIEVATGQGKVVDLNGKRVGFYKDTEGKTYIVDTTCTHLGCELSWNDAEKSWDCPCHGSRFSYDGTIIEGPALHELSVKIIED